In the genome of Rhizobium etli 8C-3, one region contains:
- a CDS encoding exopolysaccharide production repressor protein, with translation MYAPRVFVSMIGALAVFAVAIYWLNGSLTTTLIDTVICAVLLQLGYFGGVLFLVWKEAKARNSQGTTAISHTPARSDEKEQIPVSPFNGSEPFNR, from the coding sequence ATGTATGCACCTCGCGTTTTCGTAAGCATGATCGGCGCTTTGGCCGTTTTTGCGGTTGCGATCTATTGGCTGAACGGCTCACTGACAACGACACTGATAGACACGGTGATCTGCGCCGTTCTCCTTCAGTTGGGCTATTTCGGCGGCGTCCTGTTCCTCGTTTGGAAGGAAGCCAAGGCGCGCAATTCCCAAGGCACCACGGCGATATCCCATACGCCGGCCCGAAGCGACGAAAAGGAGCAGATTCCTGTCTCGCCCTTCAATGGTTCGGAACCTTTCAACCGCTGA
- a CDS encoding glycosyltransferase family 2 protein produces MAKASVCVIIAAKNAADTIGMAVASALREKQVAEVVVIDDGSADGTASAARAVDDGSSRLNVVSFEKNRGPSAARNHAIEISTAPLISILDADDFFFEGRFDRMLANDDWDFVADNIAFVEAETVTRAPQQLDHFLDRPVFLDLVAFVDGNISKRGVRRGEIGFLKPVMRRAFLDAHRLRYREEMRLGEDYDLYVRALANGARYKVIHSCGYGAVVRGNSLSGSHRTEDLRKLYEADRAILANCSLTPQAAAAVRRHESHARGKYELRHFLDIKKKSGAGAALRYALTHPFAVPAIAGGIFMDKTERFRSPGGVEIATQGAGGLRYLLPSSAE; encoded by the coding sequence ATGGCTAAGGCAAGCGTTTGCGTGATCATCGCCGCCAAGAACGCCGCCGATACGATCGGAATGGCTGTCGCTTCGGCTTTGCGGGAAAAACAGGTGGCTGAAGTCGTCGTCATCGACGACGGATCCGCCGATGGAACCGCAAGCGCCGCCCGGGCTGTTGATGACGGCAGCAGTCGCCTGAATGTCGTTTCCTTCGAAAAGAACAGAGGGCCATCGGCGGCCCGCAATCACGCGATCGAAATCTCCACCGCCCCTCTGATCAGCATCCTCGATGCCGACGACTTCTTCTTCGAAGGCCGGTTCGACCGGATGCTTGCCAACGACGACTGGGATTTCGTCGCCGACAATATTGCCTTCGTCGAAGCCGAGACCGTGACGCGTGCGCCCCAGCAGCTCGATCATTTCCTGGACCGTCCGGTGTTTCTCGACCTTGTGGCCTTCGTAGACGGCAATATTTCGAAGCGCGGCGTCCGGCGTGGCGAAATCGGCTTCCTGAAGCCCGTGATGCGGCGCGCGTTTCTTGATGCTCACAGGCTGCGCTATCGCGAGGAGATGCGTCTAGGGGAGGACTACGACCTCTACGTCAGGGCCCTGGCCAACGGCGCGCGCTACAAGGTGATCCACAGCTGCGGCTACGGTGCCGTCGTGCGCGGCAACTCGTTGAGCGGCAGCCACCGGACGGAGGATCTTCGAAAGCTTTACGAAGCCGACCGGGCGATCCTGGCAAACTGCAGCCTGACGCCGCAAGCCGCCGCCGCCGTGCGTCGCCACGAGAGCCATGCTCGCGGCAAGTACGAACTTCGCCATTTCCTCGATATCAAGAAGAAATCGGGCGCGGGTGCAGCCTTGCGCTACGCCCTCACCCATCCTTTCGCCGTCCCGGCAATTGCCGGCGGCATCTTCATGGACAAGACGGAGCGTTTCCGCAGCCCCGGCGGCGTCGAGATCGCCACGCAAGGCGCCGGCGGCCTCAGATATCTGCTGCCGTCGTCAGCCGAATAG
- a CDS encoding glycosyltransferase family 2 protein, producing the protein MATFTIIIPFYQREDGILRRALASVFAQSFQDFDVIVVDDQSPYPADDELKPLAENQRSRIAVVKQSNAGPGGARNTGLDNVPAATRFAAFLDSDDLWTPEHLQNAHDALQTFDADCYWASIHGGEEFDYHFSIADLEASEKAVRLGEHPLLLEIPDIASVMLKNWAFLHMSCMVIGRPLIEKVRFDAALRLAAEDVLFFCDCMLAARRVLLCAQAGALRGEGINIFHGVDNDSPQFLKQQFITWMALDRLESRFSMRPQEIETIKAYKNRARKQALWSQARLVRRRRLPDFQMLARWAWRDPALFASALQIAGGKLSK; encoded by the coding sequence ATGGCGACCTTCACGATCATCATCCCGTTTTATCAGCGCGAGGACGGCATTCTGCGCCGTGCGCTGGCATCGGTCTTTGCCCAGAGCTTTCAGGACTTCGATGTGATCGTCGTCGATGACCAGTCGCCTTATCCCGCCGACGACGAACTGAAGCCGCTTGCCGAAAACCAGCGATCGCGCATTGCGGTCGTGAAACAGTCAAATGCCGGACCAGGCGGGGCACGGAATACAGGCCTCGACAACGTTCCGGCGGCAACGCGCTTTGCAGCCTTCCTCGATTCAGACGACTTGTGGACGCCCGAACACCTGCAAAATGCCCATGACGCGCTGCAGACGTTCGATGCCGACTGCTATTGGGCGTCAATCCATGGCGGCGAGGAGTTCGACTATCATTTCAGCATCGCCGACCTGGAGGCCAGCGAGAAGGCCGTGCGCCTTGGCGAGCATCCGCTGCTGCTCGAGATCCCCGACATTGCCAGCGTGATGCTGAAGAACTGGGCTTTCCTCCACATGTCGTGCATGGTCATCGGCCGGCCGCTCATCGAGAAGGTTCGCTTCGACGCTGCGCTGCGGCTGGCGGCGGAGGACGTGCTTTTCTTTTGCGACTGCATGCTTGCGGCGCGACGCGTGCTTCTTTGCGCGCAGGCGGGCGCCTTGCGCGGAGAGGGCATCAACATCTTCCACGGCGTCGACAATGATTCACCGCAGTTTCTCAAGCAGCAGTTCATCACCTGGATGGCGCTGGATCGGCTTGAAAGCCGGTTTTCGATGCGTCCGCAGGAGATCGAGACCATCAAGGCCTACAAGAACCGGGCGCGCAAGCAGGCGCTGTGGAGCCAGGCGCGGCTGGTGCGCCGACGGCGCCTGCCGGACTTCCAGATGCTGGCCCGCTGGGCGTGGCGTGATCCGGCTCTGTTTGCAAGTGCTCTGCAGATCGCCGGCGGCAAACTTTCGAAGTAG
- a CDS encoding acyltransferase family protein, with protein MNVDANVSSRINLMRIVLISGIVFVHIPFDPANTPFNGTYGVFDWLRVFLSEALFRVGVPCLSAISGYLLFRGGTEDFNYVKTVRTKAQTVFLPFLIWNTAFFIAALAMLSVGIGDGYVVSPWTASMRGLLSQLFAVEEFPTNIPLYFLRDLFVCILLSPLLAWLIRRIPLLTLSTLLLLALIPEMSLHIVIKRSILFSFAFGIYASMYKIDIKALDRFAPLGVALLLAASGLLATAIYMTGPSMPDWVELCRNALAIGGAAGFWMLSALLIKTPVGQRLSKTGSLSFWIFCAHYPLLVLFFMVWGKTGIGFYPLFFCGSLLVLFPVLVLSNSFVRSNAPRLYAVLTGGRTKQSSRSPSRRDVPAEFVPQQR; from the coding sequence GTGAACGTTGACGCCAACGTATCCTCGCGGATCAACCTGATGCGCATCGTGCTCATTTCGGGCATCGTGTTCGTCCATATACCGTTTGACCCTGCCAATACGCCGTTCAACGGAACCTACGGTGTCTTCGACTGGCTGCGGGTCTTCCTGAGCGAAGCGCTCTTCCGCGTCGGGGTTCCCTGCCTCAGCGCCATTTCCGGCTACCTGCTGTTTCGCGGCGGGACGGAGGACTTCAACTATGTGAAGACGGTGCGCACGAAAGCGCAGACCGTTTTCCTGCCGTTCCTCATCTGGAACACGGCATTCTTCATCGCCGCGCTTGCGATGCTGAGCGTCGGCATCGGTGACGGCTATGTGGTCAGCCCGTGGACCGCATCGATGCGTGGCCTTCTCAGTCAGCTCTTTGCGGTCGAGGAATTTCCCACCAACATCCCGCTGTACTTCCTGCGCGACCTCTTCGTCTGCATCCTGCTTTCGCCGCTGCTGGCCTGGCTCATCCGGCGGATCCCCCTGCTGACATTGTCGACCTTGTTACTGCTTGCGCTCATTCCGGAAATGTCGCTCCATATCGTGATCAAGCGCTCGATCCTCTTCAGCTTCGCATTCGGCATCTATGCGAGCATGTACAAGATCGATATCAAGGCGCTCGACCGCTTTGCACCATTGGGCGTGGCGCTGCTGCTTGCCGCTTCAGGGCTGCTTGCAACCGCGATCTACATGACCGGCCCGTCGATGCCGGACTGGGTGGAGCTGTGCCGCAACGCGCTGGCAATCGGCGGGGCCGCCGGATTCTGGATGCTCTCGGCGCTTTTGATCAAGACACCTGTCGGCCAGCGTCTTTCAAAGACCGGAAGCTTGAGCTTCTGGATCTTCTGCGCCCATTATCCGCTGCTTGTCCTGTTCTTCATGGTTTGGGGAAAGACAGGCATCGGCTTTTATCCGCTCTTCTTCTGCGGCTCGCTTCTGGTGCTCTTTCCAGTGCTTGTGCTTTCCAACAGCTTTGTCCGCAGTAACGCGCCGCGCCTTTATGCCGTGCTGACGGGCGGGCGGACTAAACAGAGCTCTCGATCCCCTTCCCGCCGGGATGTCCCGGCAGAATTCGTTCCACAGCAAAGGTGA
- a CDS encoding glycoside hydrolase family 16 protein: protein MTAKIAHARLVCQSLTIGATILGALSAHAQQATGKSFVDDFDKIDRSVWFVSDGWNNGAHQNCTWSKNQVKAEGGMLQLTFAEGKSKDRNYLCGEIQTKKRFSYGTYEARIKSATGKGLNSAFFTYIGPADKQQHDEIDFEVLGKDTSSVQVNQYIKAKGGNEKLVPVGQAADQGFNDYAFVWEPERLRYYLNGKLVQDVTDPSKIPQNAQKIFFSLWGTDKLADWMGKFVYTQPTTMEIDRVAYTAPGDKCQFQGSIACTLN, encoded by the coding sequence ATGACGGCCAAAATCGCCCATGCGCGACTCGTTTGCCAGAGTTTGACGATCGGCGCCACTATCCTCGGAGCCCTTTCTGCCCACGCCCAGCAGGCAACGGGCAAATCCTTCGTGGATGATTTCGACAAGATCGACCGAAGCGTCTGGTTCGTTTCCGACGGCTGGAACAACGGCGCCCACCAGAACTGCACATGGTCGAAAAACCAGGTGAAGGCTGAGGGCGGCATGCTGCAGCTGACCTTCGCGGAGGGTAAATCCAAGGACCGCAATTATCTCTGCGGCGAGATCCAGACGAAAAAACGCTTCAGCTACGGCACCTATGAAGCGCGCATCAAGTCTGCCACCGGCAAGGGCCTGAACTCTGCCTTCTTCACCTATATCGGCCCTGCCGATAAGCAGCAGCATGACGAAATCGACTTCGAGGTGCTCGGCAAGGACACCTCGAGTGTCCAGGTAAACCAGTACATCAAGGCCAAGGGCGGTAACGAAAAGCTCGTGCCGGTCGGCCAGGCCGCCGATCAGGGCTTCAACGACTATGCATTCGTCTGGGAGCCCGAAAGGCTTCGCTATTACCTGAACGGCAAGCTTGTCCAGGACGTCACCGATCCGTCGAAGATTCCCCAGAACGCGCAGAAGATCTTCTTCAGCCTTTGGGGAACGGACAAACTTGCGGACTGGATGGGCAAATTCGTCTACACCCAACCCACGACGATGGAAATCGATCGGGTAGCCTACACGGCCCCGGGTGACAAATGCCAGTTCCAGGGTTCGATCGCCTGCACACTCAATTAA
- a CDS encoding glycosyltransferase family 2 protein encodes MKTDVCSSVASLIIIPCLNEAKHIKPLIEKLGSALDQLNARIVVADGGSTDGTREIVGRISKTDPRIILLDNPGRIQSAAINLAVKTFGRDYEYLIRIDAHGDYPADYCQRLVEEAELTQADSVVVAMETIGFGMFQKATAFAQNSKLGNGGSKHREGAKGHWTDHGHHALMRIAAFETVGGYDETFSHNEDAELDYRLKKAGFGIWMTDKTRMIYYPRSTVGTLFRQYLGYGRGRAKNILKHGSMPNLRQMLPLAVVPVFIGAFLAVLSWIAVIPFSLWAVACVGYGFWMAVGQRNPYGPLAALSAMVMHFAWSAGFWMELLSFRNRKAS; translated from the coding sequence ATGAAGACTGATGTTTGTTCCAGCGTCGCCAGCCTTATCATCATTCCTTGCCTGAACGAGGCAAAGCATATCAAGCCCTTGATCGAAAAACTGGGCTCCGCGCTTGATCAGTTGAACGCCCGCATCGTCGTCGCAGACGGCGGAAGCACCGACGGCACGCGTGAGATCGTCGGCCGTATCAGCAAAACGGACCCGCGCATCATCCTGCTCGACAACCCTGGCCGCATCCAGAGTGCAGCCATCAATCTCGCGGTCAAGACCTTCGGGCGCGATTATGAATACCTGATCCGCATCGACGCCCACGGCGACTATCCGGCAGATTACTGCCAGCGGCTCGTCGAAGAGGCCGAGCTTACTCAGGCGGATTCGGTCGTCGTCGCCATGGAGACGATCGGATTCGGCATGTTCCAGAAGGCCACCGCTTTCGCGCAGAACTCCAAACTCGGCAATGGCGGCTCCAAGCATCGCGAGGGAGCCAAGGGCCATTGGACCGATCACGGCCACCATGCGCTGATGCGCATCGCAGCCTTCGAGACCGTCGGCGGCTACGATGAAACATTCAGTCATAATGAGGACGCGGAATTGGATTACCGTCTGAAAAAGGCGGGCTTTGGCATCTGGATGACCGACAAGACGCGGATGATCTACTATCCAAGATCAACCGTTGGAACGCTTTTCCGGCAATATCTCGGCTATGGCCGGGGCCGTGCGAAGAACATCCTCAAGCACGGCAGCATGCCGAACCTTCGCCAGATGCTGCCGCTCGCGGTGGTGCCTGTCTTTATCGGCGCGTTTCTGGCCGTGCTGAGCTGGATTGCGGTTATTCCGTTCAGCCTCTGGGCCGTTGCCTGCGTCGGCTACGGTTTCTGGATGGCGGTCGGCCAGCGCAATCCATACGGGCCGCTTGCCGCGCTCTCGGCCATGGTGATGCATTTCGCCTGGTCGGCCGGATTCTGGATGGAGCTCCTGAGCTTCCGCAACCGCAAGGCGTCTTGA
- a CDS encoding glycosyltransferase, with product MQIDIGVCTYRRASLDKALLSLGVLAVPENVTLRIIVADNDLTASAQERVDALRQAIPHEIAYVHCPASNISIARNACLENATGEFLAFIDDDEDASENWLVELLNAAKKTGADAVLGPVRSVYASTAPAWMREGDFHSTLPVWVGEEIRTGYTCNVLLNLGSEHVKGRRFNLALGKSGGEDTEFFSHMHRDGGRIAYAPEAYVYEAVPEQRAELSWLAKRRFRFGQTHGRLLQERHQGLNRLKQIGLATAKAGYCLGVALVCILVPVPRYRYALRGMMHLGVVSGLLGVREIRQYGAAEGTA from the coding sequence ATGCAGATCGATATCGGCGTTTGTACCTATCGCCGCGCCTCGTTGGACAAGGCGCTGCTTTCGCTTGGCGTGCTTGCTGTTCCTGAAAACGTCACCCTGCGCATCATCGTTGCCGACAATGACTTGACGGCGAGCGCCCAGGAGCGCGTCGACGCGCTCCGCCAGGCGATCCCGCACGAGATCGCCTATGTGCACTGCCCGGCATCGAACATCTCGATTGCCCGCAACGCCTGCCTCGAAAATGCCACGGGCGAATTCCTGGCCTTCATCGACGACGATGAGGATGCTTCGGAAAACTGGCTGGTAGAACTGCTGAATGCGGCAAAAAAGACCGGCGCCGATGCAGTCCTCGGCCCGGTCCGCAGCGTCTATGCATCGACCGCTCCAGCCTGGATGCGCGAAGGTGATTTTCATTCGACGCTGCCGGTCTGGGTGGGCGAGGAAATTCGCACGGGCTACACCTGCAACGTGCTGCTCAATCTCGGCTCCGAACATGTGAAGGGCCGCCGCTTCAATCTGGCGCTTGGAAAGTCGGGCGGCGAAGACACCGAATTCTTCAGCCATATGCACCGGGACGGAGGACGCATCGCCTATGCTCCCGAAGCCTATGTCTATGAGGCGGTGCCGGAACAACGGGCAGAGCTTTCGTGGCTTGCCAAACGCCGTTTCCGTTTCGGCCAGACCCATGGACGTCTGCTGCAGGAAAGGCATCAGGGCCTCAACCGCCTGAAACAGATCGGGCTTGCCACCGCAAAGGCAGGCTATTGCCTGGGCGTGGCACTCGTCTGTATCCTTGTGCCCGTTCCACGCTATCGCTACGCGCTTCGCGGCATGATGCATCTCGGCGTCGTTAGCGGCCTGCTCGGCGTGCGCGAAATTCGCCAGTATGGCGCAGCAGAGGGGACTGCATGA
- a CDS encoding glycosyltransferase family 2 protein, with amino-acid sequence MTKEQPDISFIMAAYNAAETLSKAIESALAQTGVTVEVIVADDCSGDGTREVAKSYLQRNVRLLTLERNGGPAAARNAAIAAATGRWLAVLDSDDAIEPGRLARLIARAEKAGAQIAVDNLRVIRADGTPPETMFSEGALAAMPELTLADFIRSNALFQTTHNFGYLKPVFERAFIERHALRFDENLRIGEDYVFLASALALGARCVVEPVAGYDYNIREGSISRVLELRHIEAMMEADRVFLGKHTLDVEAVSAQQFRTRSLRQARSFLLLVDSIKNRSISGTIKAAWSDPVALRHLKMPIAVRINRLAAALRNLAGLKTDIQTFGSAPRSPKG; translated from the coding sequence ATGACGAAGGAGCAGCCGGACATCAGCTTCATCATGGCTGCCTATAACGCAGCTGAAACGCTTTCGAAGGCGATCGAAAGCGCGCTGGCGCAGACCGGCGTGACCGTCGAGGTCATTGTTGCAGACGATTGCTCGGGCGATGGCACGCGCGAGGTGGCCAAAAGCTATCTTCAAAGGAATGTCCGTCTGCTTACGCTCGAAAGGAACGGCGGACCGGCCGCAGCGCGCAACGCAGCCATTGCCGCGGCAACGGGGCGGTGGCTTGCCGTGCTCGATTCCGACGACGCGATCGAACCGGGGCGGCTGGCCAGACTGATTGCCCGCGCCGAGAAAGCTGGTGCGCAGATCGCGGTCGACAATCTGCGGGTGATCCGCGCCGACGGCACGCCGCCGGAAACGATGTTTTCCGAAGGCGCGCTGGCAGCCATGCCGGAACTGACGCTGGCCGATTTCATTCGCTCCAATGCTCTTTTCCAGACGACCCATAATTTCGGCTATCTCAAGCCTGTTTTCGAACGAGCCTTCATCGAGCGGCACGCACTGCGCTTCGACGAAAATCTGCGGATCGGCGAGGACTATGTATTCCTCGCCTCTGCGCTGGCGCTTGGGGCGCGCTGCGTGGTCGAGCCCGTTGCGGGCTATGACTACAATATCCGCGAGGGTTCCATCTCCCGGGTGCTGGAACTGCGGCATATCGAGGCGATGATGGAGGCCGACAGGGTCTTCCTTGGCAAGCACACGCTCGATGTGGAGGCCGTGTCTGCGCAGCAGTTCCGAACACGGAGCCTGCGGCAGGCAAGATCGTTCCTCCTGCTTGTCGACAGCATCAAGAACAGGTCGATCTCCGGCACGATCAAGGCGGCATGGAGCGATCCGGTCGCGCTGCGCCACCTCAAGATGCCGATCGCTGTCCGCATCAACAGATTGGCCGCGGCATTGCGCAATCTCGCCGGCCTCAAGACAGACATTCAAACGTTCGGCAGCGCGCCGCGCTCGCCCAAAGGATGA
- a CDS encoding polysaccharide biosynthesis tyrosine autokinase codes for MNQRNLTLHSTVPKASDDSDSFIDIDRLIAILSRRAGSIALCVVAFVALAAIYLILSTPVYTSMTQILLDDSMTKYAEDEAPAASAQQVDMQIASAVEILKSNELALSVVDAQNLSENATILDPGQSPVELVKSGVKIIASALTPGGPPASEENARNGRRQKAAAMLQQALSVERVSRSSVIAVAFRSTDQMLAARVTKAYADAYLNDQLNANFDATERASVWLQERLADLRDRSQQAALEVAKFKTENGLTSANGELMSEQQLADLNKQLIVAQADAASASARYSQFKSIVDQGPEGAVNNAAISSGQTDNSVIQDLRTRYIGVTRREQEITTNFGADHPQAVQLRTEKEDLTRQIFQELQQLTSSYRNEFEVAKSREESLRENIRHLTGKNSESDKSIVKLNDLEQRATALKTLYEAYLGRYEEAAQQQSFPIAKARVISEAGIPTSPSSPKKTMTLGLAIVLGLMAGAALTAFQEFRERFFRVEGDVRSILGLKFLGYLPLVGKLPKERKVFQPRKTPLPQAAEVLEDGASFERIMRIVLEAPRSIFAETLRNAKLASDVMFQGKSDRVIGVISALPGEGKSTTAANFAALLASSGKRTLLIDADLRNPGLTRMLKTPPQHGLVEAVLGEVPWASAVRVDSHTKLAILPVVSNDNLMHTSELLASQGMFNLMENARKMFDYIVVDLAPLGPVIDAKAFAPQVDGFLFVTEWGQTPTNMVRDIVNAEPQIKQKILGVILNKTDMSELSKFSNFGGAERYHHKYVSYYTPEIPPKRQSAEA; via the coding sequence ATGAACCAACGAAACCTGACCCTGCACAGCACGGTACCGAAAGCGTCCGACGATTCCGACAGCTTCATCGATATCGATCGGCTGATTGCGATCCTGTCTCGCCGCGCCGGTTCGATCGCGCTTTGCGTCGTCGCGTTCGTGGCGCTTGCTGCCATCTATCTGATCCTTTCGACACCCGTCTACACATCGATGACGCAGATCCTGCTCGATGACAGCATGACCAAATATGCCGAGGACGAGGCGCCTGCCGCCAGCGCCCAGCAGGTGGACATGCAGATCGCGAGCGCCGTCGAGATTCTGAAGTCGAACGAGCTGGCGCTGAGCGTGGTCGATGCTCAAAACCTCTCCGAGAACGCGACCATCCTCGATCCCGGGCAGTCGCCCGTCGAACTGGTGAAATCCGGGGTGAAAATCATTGCCAGCGCCCTGACACCGGGCGGGCCGCCGGCTTCGGAGGAGAATGCCCGCAATGGCCGCCGTCAGAAGGCCGCGGCCATGCTGCAGCAGGCACTGAGCGTGGAACGCGTTTCGCGCAGTTCGGTGATCGCCGTCGCCTTCCGCTCGACGGACCAGATGCTGGCGGCAAGGGTGACGAAAGCCTATGCAGACGCCTATCTGAACGACCAGCTCAACGCGAATTTCGACGCAACGGAACGCGCCTCCGTCTGGTTGCAGGAACGTCTTGCCGACCTGCGCGACCGTTCGCAGCAGGCTGCGCTCGAAGTCGCAAAGTTCAAGACCGAAAACGGCCTGACGTCGGCGAACGGCGAACTGATGTCCGAGCAGCAGCTTGCCGACCTCAACAAGCAGCTCATCGTCGCGCAGGCTGATGCGGCCAGCGCCTCGGCCCGCTACAGCCAGTTCAAGTCGATTGTCGATCAGGGTCCGGAAGGTGCGGTCAACAACGCGGCAATTTCCTCCGGCCAGACCGACAATTCCGTGATCCAGGACCTGCGCACCCGTTATATCGGGGTCACCCGCCGCGAGCAGGAGATCACCACCAATTTCGGTGCCGACCATCCGCAGGCCGTGCAGCTGCGCACGGAAAAGGAAGACCTGACGCGCCAGATCTTCCAGGAACTCCAGCAGCTCACCTCCAGCTACCGCAACGAGTTCGAGGTCGCCAAATCGCGTGAGGAATCGCTTCGGGAAAACATCCGGCATCTGACCGGAAAGAACTCCGAATCCGACAAGTCGATCGTCAAGCTCAACGATCTCGAACAGCGGGCAACCGCGTTGAAGACGCTCTATGAGGCCTATCTCGGTCGTTACGAGGAAGCTGCACAGCAGCAGTCCTTCCCGATCGCCAAGGCGCGTGTGATTTCCGAAGCCGGTATCCCGACGTCACCGTCGAGCCCGAAGAAGACGATGACGCTTGGTCTGGCGATCGTCCTCGGCCTGATGGCTGGCGCCGCGCTGACGGCATTCCAGGAATTCCGCGAGCGCTTCTTCCGCGTCGAGGGTGACGTTCGCTCCATCCTCGGCCTGAAGTTCCTCGGCTATCTGCCGCTGGTCGGCAAGTTGCCGAAGGAGCGCAAGGTCTTCCAGCCGCGCAAGACCCCGCTGCCACAGGCCGCAGAAGTGCTCGAAGACGGCGCCAGTTTCGAACGCATCATGCGTATCGTTCTTGAAGCGCCCCGCTCGATCTTTGCCGAAACGCTACGCAACGCCAAGCTTGCAAGCGACGTCATGTTCCAGGGAAAGAGCGACCGCGTCATCGGCGTCATCTCCGCCCTTCCAGGCGAAGGCAAGTCGACGACGGCGGCCAACTTCGCAGCACTGCTTGCCTCAAGCGGCAAGCGCACGTTGCTGATCGACGCCGACCTTCGCAACCCGGGCCTGACGCGCATGCTGAAGACCCCGCCGCAGCATGGACTGGTCGAAGCGGTGCTCGGCGAAGTGCCGTGGGCAAGCGCCGTCAGGGTCGACAGCCACACCAAGCTTGCGATCCTGCCGGTCGTTTCGAACGACAACCTGATGCACACCAGCGAGCTTCTTGCCTCGCAGGGCATGTTCAATTTGATGGAAAATGCCCGCAAGATGTTCGACTACATCGTCGTCGACCTTGCACCGCTCGGCCCGGTCATCGACGCGAAGGCCTTCGCGCCTCAGGTCGATGGCTTCCTGTTCGTGACGGAATGGGGCCAGACGCCGACCAACATGGTGCGCGATATCGTCAATGCCGAACCGCAGATCAAGCAGAAGATCCTGGGCGTCATCCTCAACAAGACGGATATGTCCGAGCTCTCCAAATTCAGCAACTTCGGCGGAGCGGAACGCTACCACCACAAGTATGTCAGCTATTACACGCCGGAAATTCCCCCGAAGCGGCAGTCTGCCGAAGCCTGA
- a CDS encoding metallophosphoesterase: MLSPARQRLQLDPGDRPIYAVGDVHGRHDLLQMAEYTIVRDAARLPGRKLIIMLGDYIDRGPSSAQVISHLMGPVPESFDRICLTGNHEIMMLDYIDGKISFSEWMRMGADSLLRSYGLDAEHLPLIFPTASKLDGFIRQSLPRQHIDFMRALPILVDTPEVLFVHAGIDPSLTIDKQSDDDLVFIRERFLDSGIPLPKLVVHGHTPCSEPDIQPRRLNLDTRAFKSGRLTVARLWRGRVHLFST, encoded by the coding sequence ATGCTATCGCCCGCCCGGCAACGCCTCCAGCTCGATCCCGGCGACAGGCCGATCTATGCCGTCGGCGACGTCCATGGGCGGCATGATCTTCTGCAGATGGCCGAATATACGATCGTGCGGGATGCAGCACGCCTGCCCGGGCGCAAGCTCATCATCATGCTTGGCGATTACATCGACCGCGGCCCGTCATCTGCACAGGTGATCTCCCATCTGATGGGGCCGGTGCCGGAAAGTTTCGACCGCATCTGCCTGACCGGCAACCACGAAATCATGATGCTCGACTATATCGACGGAAAGATCTCGTTTTCCGAATGGATGCGCATGGGCGCCGATTCGCTGCTGCGCTCCTATGGCCTCGACGCCGAGCACCTGCCGCTGATCTTTCCGACGGCCTCGAAGCTTGATGGCTTCATCCGCCAATCGCTGCCGCGCCAGCATATCGACTTCATGCGGGCGCTGCCGATCCTCGTCGATACACCGGAGGTTTTGTTCGTCCATGCCGGGATCGACCCCAGCCTTACGATCGACAAGCAAAGCGACGATGACCTCGTCTTCATCCGCGAGCGGTTTCTCGACAGCGGCATCCCGCTGCCGAAGCTTGTCGTTCATGGCCACACGCCCTGCAGCGAGCCGGACATTCAGCCGCGGCGACTCAATCTGGACACGCGGGCATTCAAGAGCGGGCGGTTGACCGTCGCCCGCCTCTGGCGGGGTCGGGTTCACCTCTTCTCCACCTGA